The following is a genomic window from Trachemys scripta elegans isolate TJP31775 chromosome 7, CAS_Tse_1.0, whole genome shotgun sequence.
AAATGGTCATATCAGCCTCAAAATTTGTAGGCTACTTCTGAGACAGGGTTCAAATTTCTCTATCAAATTTGAACAAAATCAGACAAAGGGTTCAGGAACAGATACCCTAAAAACAGTCATTCATGAGAGCTCagggttttaattttattttgctaaaaaaaaaaaaaactgccatgGAGGTAGCAAGAACCTAACGTACTGGACTTCTTAACAGTGAATTATGACAGCACTGGTGTTTCGTAGTTTAGTCATACTTCAAAAGTTGTTAATCTTTTGATTAAGAACATTTATTAAGGAAATTTGGCTTCAGCAAACAATCTTAAGGTCTTTGGCAGTCACTCTCAGAAGCATATTCTGGACAACTGCACTAGAAAAGTCTGGGGAACATTAATATGGGGACTGTGAACACCTGCCATGCGGCACTACCACAAAGGAGGCCCAGTGATATGAAGAGGCGCACTCCGAGGTATTTCAGGAGCAGGTGCTGAAGCATAgtgcttccctcccttccctatTTAATGAGCCTCCTGCGGCTAGCACGCTAgggatatatctacactacagcagcacagctatggtgGTGCTGTGGCACTGTAGTTTAGATCCTGTGTCAATAGAAGGGGTTTTccaatgtagttaatccatctctctgagaggtcgtagctaggttgatggaagagttgtgttttttttttccccccatcaacctagctgtgtctacagtagaagttaggttgacctaactatgttgCATGGGGCGTGacattttttcacagccctgagtgatgtagctaggtccaTCTAATTTCAAATGTAGCCCAGGCCTCCCCTctcataagcagggccggctctaggttttttgctgccccaagcaaaaaaaattttggctgcccctgcgtgcccccaaccccccactgcaccttcctgccgccccagccctgggtcactggtaactcgctcccagggcgggtcattcagcaggaattttggatgtgcacagaacacagacaggattggttcccatatggttacagaactgcagtaaagtggaacaattttcagcttgtgtgactggaggatatctggatgcatattataagactgtcccacataaatgaggaaaagttgaggtgcctttattattcttttgttccattctttgtttctatggggaatttgccaatgcaatatcactgtcttccttttaaacaaataaaacttaaaaataattaataataattaataaaaaaaaaatggctgttgaaaatagcaattccagtcctaataaccactgggaagcatttcttgctcaatttattctactttttcctacagcaagttacagtggatcggtatatttgatttgggagaaatgaagtaatagctgcccaaattgagcttgagcactcctgaattttgaggggttcaaatctggaaggcaggtgctggattccctttcccctattagctaaatctggaaaagaaaagtcaatttctgcttccatggctcagaaggcaaatcctcctaagtgcctggtactgtatctaaagctgcccagtctagtatagcctcccctcccttacttttcattttaaattctagtgggatccatgtacctgccttgctaggcttcagatagagaggtgcaatgtccatttagtccacccaattctttctttgggggagagcccagggctggggtggcaggaggtgtgggtggtGCCAGGGCTGGGGTGACAGGAGGGTGCGGGTGTAGGGGTGGGAgaagagctcagggctggggtggcaggaggtgtgtgggggggaagagccacCGGGCTGGGGCGGCAAGaggatgcgggtggggggagaacccagggctggggtggcaggaggtgcgggtgggggccagagttggggcagcagggggtgtgggcgggggagagtccagggctgggacaaCACAGGAGTGCGGGGGGGAGCctagggctgaggtggggggcggcaaaaaacctagagctggctctgtccctaccatttacagcaagctgcagcatgaggtttcagttctacactccttccccctccctttcctgttaattgcggccaagggaatgctgggaaatgtagttcttaccctgatccagggctggctctataggcagggagctaaccaaggaattacagctcccagggctccctgttggttctcagctcccatgctggattcttgtgcccctgcaaatttgctttgctggtgcctggagccggccctgctaataaACCACATGAGGTTTGCtggcaggagaaggaggaaagcTGCATGTACTGTGTTTCTAATTTAAACTCCACCATTCTAGGAAGGTGCTATAtgcactcaaaccactgagatgtGCCTGTAACTGTCACTTGATTTGTGAAGGAATCTGTATTTAGCTTCAGCCAACTGCTTTTCAGCCAACCTCTGTTTCTCAGACATTGGGGCGGCTGGGAGATGATTTTTGTCTCCATTTCAGGATTAAGAGAAGCTGGGTGGATGTTGGCATCTCAGTGACACTACCCTTTATGGTATCtcattctccctgtcccctcccccacagtggcTTTACTTGGATgtaaacattaataaaaaagaGGTGGCAGCCCATATGGCAAGCTTCAACTCAACCCAAATCAAGAATGGTTGAGAGAGTTTGAATCTTGAAATTGGGGCTTATAAACGTAACATGTTAATAAGAACCTTTTGTCATAAAGTTAAATACTGTGGAAAAATTAACCCCTTTCTAAAACATTAGCACTGAGACTTTTAAATCTAGCTAAGGGATTTGGACACCAAATTCTCATTGGAAAGAAATAAGAACTGATCCTCTCCATAAGTggctctgaaaatcccaccctaaggtAAAAATGAATGGCTTGgggctgttttatttttaaattaataataaacttCAAACATAAAAGCACGTTGGGTAATTGTCTGGGACAGGTCTGCTTTAGAGAGGAGGGAGGCAATGTTCAAGCAAAGGTTAGGGCTAGCTCAGCCTTTTGATCTAAGTGTATTTCACGTGTGATTGCCGCTCAGTTGTGGCAGTGCTATGTCCTATTGCAGTCACAGCAGAAACCTGCTGCCATGTTGTAGGAAAAGGACTTCCTGCTACCGCTCCTCTGGGAAATGGGGCTGGAGCCACCTGCGTCCCACAAGAGTGGCCTGGGTGCAAAACTCACCTTCAACCTTGGAGACAAAACCAAGGCTCCGTTTGAGGTCTGAGCAGATGGAGTGGAGGCACCATCGGAACTTAGCATCACAGCGGTATTTGTTGGCTCCGCAGGTGTCATAACAAACATCCAGCTGGTTACAGCACTTAGTCATGGCAGGGATGCCTAAATCCAGctggaggcagagaaagggaagaCAGCACTGCTCAGGCATTGTACTTAGTGAAGGGTCTATCCTCCTCTCCAACGGTGGTGATGCCCCTCTTCTCCCAAACCACCAAATGCTGCTCCTTGACCCAAAGCTTCTGCTACAATTCCAGTGTTAATGCCATAGTTGTAACAAACAGAGCTGTAAGGTCAAGAACAGATACACTGTGGATTTTTGGTTTATAATCTCCCATTAGTGAGTGTGTAATAGGCATGAGAATTACACATGGGCCTGTTCATATCAAGGTGGGAATGAAGTCCTTATTTTCTAAATTACTTATTAGAAAGTGTTTCTCTTCCACATCCCCGATGTAGGGGTCTAGTTTCCCCTCCTTACTTCTAACACTCATGAATGCACATGCATGCAGGAGATGACAGAAGCCTCTAGAGAGGTTTGTGGTGATGTCCAGTTTAAGGAACTAATATAACTTCAAAAATAGCCcacaagggattttttttaacagaatctTAATTGGTGCAGACCCTGGTGGGAACAGAAATAGGCTAATTAGCCAGGCTCTTAGAGGCTCTTCAAGGAACCATTCTCATGGTATAGATTAACTTTGATTTcattaattgctttaaaaataaccaaGATACAAAGCCTGGAAATGAGTTGAATTTCGTACTCAATATTGAGGAGGGGAGCTGTAGAAAGGGACCAAAGGGCTGCTTAGTGGGAGATTTATGACAGCAAACACCAATTCAAACCTGTAAATAGGCTTTGCAGGGAACACCAGGCATTGCCATTTATCTCTAAGCTTTGAGTAATTGAACTGCCTTGCACTGAATGTTCCCTTGTGATGGACCCAGTTAAAAGTGCATGATACTTATCTGGGTTTCCATTAAGTGGCTTCTATTGCACCAACACTCCGTAGCTATCCCACGGATTACCACGTACCTTCTGAACTGCTTCCCTGATGCAATCATTTGCTTCTCCTGCATTTATCTGCTAGGTAGACTTTATCCTCCAATAAATAGTAAGACAATTGGAGTTTTGTATCATGCATCCACACATGTAATTCCCATTGACAGAATTATTCATCCTCCGCAAGCAGCAGCCACCAACATTTGGGAGCTGATCGCTCTGCTGGTTAGCAAATCAGATAGTAAATTAAATGGTTACTTAAAGTTACATTTTCCTTCCCTTGCCATCGCAGACAGCCATCTCCTTGGCAAACATAGGCAGACAATTTAGTACTGTAATATATGACTGACTATCACAGCAATCTTTAGAAAGGTGAGGATACCACTCAGAGCTGGCTGCAGCCAGGAAAAAAATACAATAGTTATCATACCAATAGCACATGTCCTAGCTAGACCACGCTCTTAACTATTTTTTTAAGCTGATTATTCCGGTTAGTGAATTATTTCATGGGGGAACTAGGTGTTAGCAGCAGTACATACACTTTCTGGTACCTTGAGACCAAGGAAGTAGGAGCTGCAGCCATTGGGCTCTTGGGGCTTGTAGTTCGGTCTGGGCATTGGAGCCTTCCCTTGAAAGACAGAGAAATGTGAAAAGTTAGGGGTAAGAGATTGCAGGGGTGTCTTAGAGGTAAGCACATGTTCTTTGCTTTTGGTTTGCCAAAGGCAAAGAAACATTGTACGACGAGGGTCTTAAATACAGCCTCCTATAGGCATCCTAGCTCCACTGAACAGACAGAGGACCATCACCCACCTAATCTCTTGCTTTAAGAAGAGAGGCATAAACTGCTCCTTTCAGATCAAGTGAAAGACAGTACAACGCTCCCTGAGGACCTGATGTACCTCCCACAATCACTAATCCTTTATAAAGGGCTATATCATTGCTGGATTCCAGTGTTTACAACCTGGTCCAGTCCTCCTCCTGGACAGTTAACAGTCTGTTGTAAATGTACCTAAACATGAATCCCATGTGTCTCTAAATCAATTGGGTCTGGGCTGAGTCTAGTTactattcctagctctgggtcTCCAGGTCACATTCCCAGGCTCAGGCCTCTTGCCTGAGTTCTTCTCAGGGACACAGGACTCTGCATTCCAGCTGCCTCAGACCTCCTGAGCCCCCCAATCTCTTCCACATGTTCCACCTGGGCTATATTCAAGTAGTAAAGAGAGGGGATATCCACTTCTGTGTAAATGTTGGTAATAGAGCACTCCACAATAGAGTTAAAATTTCACCTGCTGCTTATTTCTTTCATCAGAGACTTGGGACAGTGCTGGGCCTCCTAGCATTGGATACTCAAGCCCTGGGCATGTTAGATTACATTGCCCATTTTTACACAGACCCATTCAGCACTGTGCTGGAAATCATAACTTCTAGAGCTCTTAAGTGTTAAAATGGGTCCCTTGGAACAACTCTGAAAAAGAGGCAATGCCATGCAAAATGCTGCAAATCCTGCTTGCCTGCCCATCCACAGAGCCTGGCATCTGAAATTGGGGGAAACTGTCCAGAGAATTTTTACTTTTAGCCCACTTTTGCTTGAATGCCTGAGAGTATGGCTCCTCATTTTTCACCATTGACTTCCCTAAAGAAATACCTTACTATCCCTCCCTATATTTTTCAGCAAGCAACCACATAACCATAACATCTACCCACCCCCATTTTGGGTTATATGTTCCCAGTCCTCCACAATACAGCCCTCTGCTGGTGAGAAATCCGCTAAGAACCACATCAGCTGGCAGCCAAGAGAAGGGAGATTCCAACTGCAGAGAGCATGAAACTCTCTCATCAGCATAAGATGGATATGACCATTACCAGTAAGTCCTGACTTTTATTTCGGCAATACAGACTATTAGCAGCATTATTAGGCTAAAAAAAGAGCAGCAGGCAGAGTTTGTAACAGTTGCCCTGGGAAGAAGGGACCAGATCTCTAATTCCTGATGTAGTTGCAGATGACTGCCCTAGGTCAAGGGATTCTGCATTTATTCTTCCTGTGAACAAATTCATTTTATCTCAGGTTTTGGATTTTCCCCCTAGCTTGCAGCTTCAAATGCCTGAACTGGGGGAGAAAGCATGGACAAATACTGTAGGCCTCCATGGATCATCAAAAACCTCCGGGCTGTGCTGCCAATATTTCAACAAGGGACTTTGCTAATTTCCCCTTTAACCTGTGATTAATCACTTGTCCCAGGGGAACACATGCTAGCAGAGAGGAGAGTGAAGGAATCTACttgtttgtttaaatgggaaaacaaatacTTTCTCATGACTACAAACAAAGAGGGAGGTTTACATCATGTAACAAACATACACCTGCTCTTCTTGCTggatttgttcctgacaaataAATATAGAGAGTTATTAGTAGTACAGCAAATATCCAGTGTGAATTCTTGAATGGGAGGTATGGATGTTTTAGTGCCAAAACCTCATAGGGCACCTGTGGGTAGAGAAGGCTGGGGTGTTTTATATAACTACCGTTTGGTCCATTCCAAAGCCAAAATTTTGCTCTTTGGAAATCTTTCTGAGCCAGTGGTTTaggtcagtggtctccaaacatttttgatcgcgcacccctatcagtaaaaagaTTTTGAGCACCCCGTGCcgtgccggctctaccatttttgctgaagcaaaaaaaaaaaaaaagccgttcgGACTTCTGCCCGAACTgcggaagcaaaaaaaaaactttggagACCAGTGTTTTGGGTAATCCTGGCAGACAGAGGGGAAACCTGTCAGGCAAGGATCTCGCTGCAATCTTTCCTTTGCAGTGGAGGCAGAATTTTTAACATGGGGCTCCTAGGGTCTCCCTCCAGCACTTCTGTGATTCATCTGCTAGAGGAGGCATAAAAGACCGTAACAAGGGAATGTCTTCTCTCCACCTCGCAGGGCATCCTGAGCTTTTATCGAAGCTAACAATCGTTTACCCTTAACATAACTTAAATGTAGATCATTATTTTAACAAGAAATATGCTCCCCATGCATTTGAGCTGCTTTCTGTTCTGTGAGCACCTGATTCTCATTTCAATTACCATGGTATCTCCATTTATGTCAAAGGGTTTTCTTCTGATTCTCCTGTGTGAGGGGGAATTAGGCCCATTGttatgcaggatcaggtcctaaactGCTTTCCTACTATTTGAAACTCCTCTTGAAGTAGTTAGGACTCTTGGGTACACACACACTACAGGACTGGAACCATAAGGCTTTGTGAAACCTAATATGAATATAACTGTCTTCTGTTCCAGTACATTTAAACACTTGCCTGGATAATGGCAGTTACAGCTGTCACCTGTCACACAAGAGCTCTCTTTATGTTCATCAGACCCACAGGCTGCCACTGTCACAAAGCCCTGGCCTCAGCTTGTTGGCAGTTTGCCTGCCAGATTCTCTTCCCCCTACAGCCTTTACAGGTAAGACCTTTCTTGTGACACATCTCCTATGTTCTTCAGCATAAGTAGGGCAACTGAGTTCCCAGAGGTTTGTTGTAGTCTAAAATGTCGATTGGTGAAAGCATCCTTGACTACATCCAAGAAGCTTTCCCCTAAATTCTGTCTCAAAGACAAACTGActtgtacctttaaaaaaaaaaaaaaaaaatcaaaagcctAAGACACAGAAACTGTCTGGAACAGTCTGAGTGTTAAAGGTTCTTGTAATAGTGACAACAGATCTTATTTACCTTCCAGTTCTctcgctccctcctcccctcattaTTACTAATCTTAGAACTAAGAACTGCTGAATAATTAAACTCTGATGACTGCAGAGATTGCTGCAGCCTGCTTGGTCTGCTGCTTGTGTGAGTCATTTAGAAACTCCACCTACCAAGCTGATAGATTTGTACAGCTAGAGCCAGAAAGACCCCTTACTCCTTGTGACTGCAAAGGCTTGGCTGTCTAACCAAACTGGGGTGGGCGGGAAAGGAAGCTTCCTTATGGAAGATGCTGATTCTGAAAGTTCCCTGGATTATGAGGGGCAAACCAGAGTTACATCTGTCCTACGCTGACCTGCTGTTCCGCTGACCTCAGAATGGCTGAATCTAAGCGTATAAACTTGACGTGTTAAAGAAGCAAACAGCATCACTGCGTTATACAAAGTCCTTTCTTACTTAGTGTTTTGGGCCCAAAGTGTGCTAGGGGTTGGTCCCTTATTCTGGGGTGTCTTTGTCCCCTCTGCTGAAGAGTTGTCCTCTGCTTTAGAGCCCTAGGTGACTGAGAACTGTGGTGGGTTAAGACAAGACACCAATGTTCTCTTCTCTCCCGTTATTCCCCAGTAGCAAAAAAGTCCAAAGGAGTCTTTACCCTTTAGGGAAGCCCTTAATCTTCAGTGAGGGGCAAATTGTCTCTTGGCTGTTCCAGGTAGGGGAAGCACAAGCTTCCCCACTGTGGTGTCTATATACCAGGCATAGTTATCAACACAGGGTTGAATTCTACCTTCCCACGGTTAGTTTCTGACTTGCTAACTCAGTGTTAGACACAGAGTTCCCCTTTGTTTTAAGGAATTCTCTATCAATGTAAGCGTCATGAACAGAATCCATCATAGCTCAGGGGAAAGGCTGTaagtttaaaaacaagcaaagggGAGTTTGAAaggaaaaaggtcagggaaaaaaaaacaccaaaaattcTGAGTGGGAAGCGGAGAGTTAAAGAGGCAGCGCCAAAAACTCCATTAGTATCAATTTAGAAAGCTAATGGAGTGTGGacagtgctgggagagcaacATGCAGAATTCAGTCAGAAGTCCTAGAAACAGATACAAAATGTACAAGATTTGTCTCTACAGAGAATATCTGTTGCATTTGCCCTTCCCATCTTCTGTCTCAAACCCCAAACTGATAGCCAATAACTTACCAGTAAGAACGGTTAGGCCTGAAATAGGTGTACCAATTCACAGGACAGCTGCCTGAACCTGCAGGGCCCTATGGAAAGGAAAGAAGCCACTTACCATATCTACATCTGTACTGACAAACCCCATTTTTTCCTCCTAGCAGCTCTAAAAAAGAGTCAAAATAGCTATTAACAGTTTCAAAGCCATCTCTGAGGGTCCCAATGCCCCAGTCTGCTGAGGCTGATTCTTCTGGGGCAGCTTGGTTGACTGAGTTGTCTGGGGTTACTTCTTCATCGCATCTTCCTAGACTCAGGGCCAGGCACAGAACAACTATCTTGACAACCGGCTTCATCCTGCAGTCAGACCAAACAAATCCAGGCTCCCGAAACTCTAATGCACAGGCATGTAGTAAGGTGGAAATGGGGCTGGGTTGTTTCGAGTCCAGGGCATGTATACTCCCCTCTCTGATGGACTTTAAACACTGCTGTGGTAACCAAAGTGAGGTCACAGCAATTAGAGAGTGCAAAGGTCAGACAAAGTGGAGATTCGGTCCAAGTTCAGCTCATAAAACAGGAGAGTGGAGGACAGTTGTGTAATACTTTGAAATGGTTCAGGCACCTCAGCATGGGGCATTTAGCCAGtatttggatggggcaggagggactGTCCTTCTGTCAGAGCATGCGATCAgatcatgtttattttcatca
Proteins encoded in this region:
- the PLA2G12B gene encoding group XIIB secretory phospholipase A2-like protein isoform X2, coding for MKPVVKIVVLCLALSLGRCDEEVTPDNSVNQAAPEESASADWGIGTLRDGFETVNSYFDSFLELLGGKNGVCQYRCRYGKAPMPRPNYKPQEPNGCSSYFLGLKLDLGIPAMTKCCNQLDVCYDTCGANKYRCDAKFRWCLHSICSDLKRSLGFVSKVEACESVADTVFNTVWTLGCRPFMNSQRSACICNEEEKEEL
- the PLA2G12B gene encoding group XIIB secretory phospholipase A2-like protein isoform X1, which gives rise to MKPVVKIVVLCLALSLGRCDEEVTPDNSVNQAAPEESASADWGIGTLRDGFETVNSYFDSFLELLGGKNGVCQYRCRYGKAPMPRPNYKPQEPNGCSSYFLGLKVPESLDLGIPAMTKCCNQLDVCYDTCGANKYRCDAKFRWCLHSICSDLKRSLGFVSKVEACESVADTVFNTVWTLGCRPFMNSQRSACICNEEEKEEL